The DNA segment AATTTTATTTTGTAATATTCTAACCAGTTAAATTTCTGTTGATCTACTTTTGACTGATCAGCACTTGCATCTGCTGGGTTATCTACTTTCTCGAAAACGCCAGATCCAGATGATGTTTCTCTAATGTAATCACCTTCCTGTACAATATAACCTGTGCTAGAAGTTGGAACATTTAGTCCTTTATTGGCTGAGTATTGTAACTTATTTTCAATTTTATCACCCAATTTCGCATAATCTACACCGTTTAATAACGAGTACGGTGGTGTGAGTTTTGCCGAAACACTAATATCTGAACCGTAGGTTGGAAATATTGGATTTGAACCTTTATTACTTCTACTCAATCCTACAGTGTAAGCAAAGTTTCTTGATGTACCATTACCAAAAGTAAATAATCCAGTGTTGTAATTATTCAAATCGTAGTATTGGAAACTAAGTGAGTTTGAAAAAACAAACGAGTCATCAGGAGATGTTAATCTTTTGGCAAGTCCAATTGACATACTTAAAATATTAAAACTTTTATCACGATCTACTGAGCGCGTTTGATAATTATTTAAATACTGTTTACTATAAGAAAAAGAGGTGCTGAAGCTTACCGGTTTTTCGCCACCAAACCATGGCTCAGAAAATGAAAGACTATATGTTTGAAAATAAGAACTTCCTTGTAATCTTAAAGCAACTTTTTGACCGTCACCCATTGGTAAAGGTCTATATGCTTCTGCGTTAAATAAATTTCGAACAGAAAAATTATTAAATGAAAGTCCTAAGGTACCGATGAAACCACCTCCACCGTAACCACCTTGTAACTCTACCTGACTTGCGCCTTTTTCAACCAATTGCCACTCAACATCAACTGTACCAGCATTTGCATCAACGTTATGTAATCGTGGATTGATTTTTTCTGGATCAAAGAAACCAAGAGCACCAATCTCACGGTACGTTCTAACAAGATCCTCTTTGCTGTAGCGCTGTCCAGGACGAGTACGCAGTTCGCGATAGATAACTCGGTCATTTGTTTTGTCATTTCCAACAACAGATATATTATTAAAATATGCTATAGGACCTTCTACAACCCTAATTTCAAAATTAATGGTGTCATTGGCAGTACCAACTTCAACAGCATTGATATTAGACCATAAATAACCATTGTTTTGATAAAGGTTAGTAATGTCATCACCATCAGGTTTAGAATTATCTGCAATACGCTTTTGCAATAGAACGCCGTTGTATACATCGCCTCTTTCTATTCCAAGCATTTTGCTTAAGCCTTGATCCGTATAAATTGTATTTCCAAGAAATTTAATATCTCCAAAGTAATACTTATTACCTTCTTCAAGTTTTATATTTACCGAAAGGTCATTGGTTTTTTGATTAAAAAATACTGTGTCCGAAATAATACGAGCATCTCTATATCCCTTCTCTTTATATTTGTCCATCACTTTGACAAGATCTTCTTTATACTTGTCTTTTATGTATTTTGATGATTTCCAAACTCTAAAGAAGTTTTTCTGCTTGGTGTTTTTCATTGCTTTACGCAATTTGGCATCCGTAAATTTTTCATTTCCTTCAAAATTGATGTTGCGAATTTTGAGTTTATCACCTTTATCAACTTTTACCAACATCTTTACAGTATTGGACGAGTCTGCAGTAGTGTTAATCGTTACTTTAGTATTAAAGTAGCCGTCTTTCTTGTATTTTTTCTCGATGAAATTTTTGCTAGTTGTAATTAAATTTTCGTTAACTACCTTACCTTTAGTCAGACTATTGTCCTTGATAAGTGCCTCAGTTTTATTTTTCTTAACACCTACAAATTTTACTTCGCTCAATTTGGGAAGTTCATTTATATTTAATTCTAAATAAATACTGTCGCCTTCTACTTTGGAAACGTAGAAGTCAATTTCGCTAAAAAGGCCTAGTTTTCCTAGCTTCTTTATTGCTGAACTTATTTCCTCACCTGGAACGGTAAGTGATTGGCCTTTCTGTAATCCTGCAAAAGTAACAATCGTTTGCTGATTATAAGTAACGTTACCTGTTACATCTATGTTGGCAAGAACGTATTTTGTACCATCTCCAAACGCTGGATTTTGCTGAGCTTTTGCTTGAAAAATACCCCCGAAAATTAATACTCCCAAGAATATTTTTTGAATTTTATTCAACACTAAATTATAATTTAATTTGTTCACTAATCTTTCCAAATCTTCTTTCTCGTTTTTGATAATCTGCAATAGCTTCATATAAATGATGTTCTCTAAAATCTGGCCATAAAACATCTGTAAAGTAAAGCTCTGCATAGGCAATCTGCCACAACAGAAAGTTGCTTATTCTGGTTTCGCCGCTAGTCCTAATAAGGAGATCAACGTCGGGTAAATTTTGCGTGTAAAGATGCTGATTTATAATTACCTCATCAATATCGTCTGTTGAAATTATATTATTTTTAACTTTGTCACTTATCGCTTTTACCGCCTGTACAATCTCCTCTCGTGATCCATAACTAAGGGCTAAAGTGAGAGTCATTCTGCTATTAGTTTTGGTTTTTTCGATGACCTCTAAAAGCTGTTTTTGTGCAGAAGATGGTAGTTTGTCGATATTGCCTATGCAATTTAATTTGATATTGTTTTCTTGAAGTGTTTTAATCTCTTTTTTTAATGAGCTTATTAAAAGTTTCATCAATGTCTGCACTTCAAGTTTTGGTCTATTCCAATTTTCTGTAGAAAACGCATAAAGTGTGAGCGCTTCAATTCCTAATTTAGCGCAAGCTTCAACCGTAATTCTTACAGATTTTGTACCATTTTCATGCCCTATAGTGCGCAAAAAGCCCTGCTGTTTTGCCCAACGACCATTGCCATCCATTATAATGGCGAGATGTTTAGGTAGGGCATCTCTGTTTAAGCTATCTTCTAGAATTATTTCATTAGTCTGCACAGTAACACGGTTTTTCTCCAAAGGTGTAAGTCAGGGTGAATCCTGAGAAAATATACCAATCGTTGTTATTAATATTTCCAAATCGAGATGCGTCCAAATTGTTATTTTTAGGATTACTACCATCGAGATTGTCTGTAAAACTGTAGCGAGCTCCAACTTCAAAACCTAAAACAAAATTGGTTAGAATATTAGTCTTCACACCGACAGTCATCGGAATTGCTAAGGTAGATTTATTAGAATCCTCCCTTGTTTCGCCATTTAAAAAATACAATTCGTCATAAAAGCTATATGAAAATCCAGAATAAATGTAAGGAGTTATTTTAGTCTCAAGCTCGTGTAGATTAAAATCAAAAAAGTTAAACTCTAAACCTGCTGAAATTTCTTTTACACTATTCTTAAATTGATAGCCTCGCTGTATGCGACTAGTTTCGTCAGAATCTGCATCATTTCCTTGAATACTTGATTGAGTATAGGAAATTCGGTAGGAGTGGCGAGGACTTCTGTTCCATTTGTATAAAATTCCAAGCGCCAATTTATTAGGATTTATATATTGTGTCTCCCCAACATCTCCTACATAATTACTGCCACCACCAAAAATGCCTATCTCATGAATTTGCGCTTGCGCGAAATTTAGACTCAATACCAACGTAATAATAGAAAATATTCGATTCATTCAATTTAAAATAGCGTGCAAATATAATAATTATGGCTACTAATTAGCACTTATCGCCTATTATATTTACACAATGGATATACCTAAAACAAAACGAATTAATACAAATGATAGTATGATTGGGCCAAAATTCTTTAATTGCGCTTGTCTTCACCCCATAATAGTTTCGTTCTAAGTCGTTTTAAAAAGGACTCTTCGGGTATTTCAACCATATTTATCTTGAAAGGAGTTTTTGTTATCGTAAGTACTGATTCATTTTTTACAGAAAATGTTCTAGAATCGAGGGATACTAAAAATTGATCTTCTCTGCCAGTAACTCGCAATCGTATTTCGGTATCATCGGGAATCACCAATGGTCTAGCGGTCAAATTATGAGGAGCAATTGGGGTAAGTACAAGACTGCTTACAGCTGGTGTAAGCACAGGCCCGCCACAACTAAGGGAATATCCGGTAGAGCCAGTTGGTGTTGACATAATAAGGCCATCAGCCCAATATGAGCTAAGATATTCACCGTTTAGAAATGTTTCGATTGTTATCATCGAAGTGGTATCCTTTCTGTTGACTGTAACATCATTCATCGCAAAATTTAGTTCTCCGATGGATTCCACATCAGGTTCACATTTTAAACTTAGTAGTGTTCGCGCAGAAGTAGTGTACTTTTCTTCGATAATAAACTGAAGAAATTCGTGAATATTATCTTTTTGTACTGTAGCAAGAAAACCAAGACGTCCCGCATTAATTCCCAATACTGGAATTCCAGAATCACGCACTAAGGTAGCAGCGCGCAATATAGTACCATCTCCACCAATACTGATAAATAAGTCGAAGCTACTATCTAGATCTTTATAGCTAGAAAACGTGGTATACGGTCTTGAGGCTAGCTCCTTTTCGTAAATCTTTGCTAAGAAAGATTCTTCAATGATCATCTCAATCTTTTTTTCATTAAAAAAACTGAGAATGTCCCTAATAATGGGTCTTGTGCTTTCCTGATAATATTGGCCATAAATTGCAACTTTCATAGATAGGGAGTGCGTATATTAAATTTTATTATATAATGCTTTTCTAGATGTTTAAATACCTCTTTAAGTAATCAGATCGATCTTTTAAATCGGCAAGGTAATAATCTTCATAATGCTCAGAAATAATTTGATAATTGTATCTTCGAAAAGTTTGAATTATTTCATTAATACTTCCCGAGGATATTTTAATAGAAATTTGGACGGTCGAATTAGTATCGCTAGATATAAAACTTCCTAAAACTTTGCCGTTATTGCTTTCAACTATCTGCACTACTTGACTCATGCTATAATCTAAAATATCTTTCTCAACAATTAGTGTAGTTCCTTTTTCGGAGAGGAAAGGAGTTTCGTTGAAAACTCGAATAATATCCTGAACTTCATAATAACCAATATACCTATTATTTACGTCAAGTATAGGAACAATGTCCGTTTGATGTCGGGCAAAAATTTCTAATAAATCTAATAATCCAATTTCTGCTCGAGCGAAAAAATTTTCGAAAGTGTATTTATACTGATTGATATTTTTGTCAAAAGTAAAAGTTTCGGCGTCATTCTGAGACAAATTCCC comes from the Flavobacterium ardleyense genome and includes:
- a CDS encoding CBS domain-containing protein → MTTVIDMIRNDYKALQSSERADVVQDFFNETHLSHFPVLDQEEFMGNLSQNDAETFTFDKNINQYKYTFENFFARAEIGLLDLLEIFARHQTDIVPILDVNNRYIGYYEVQDIIRVFNETPFLSEKGTTLIVEKDILDYSMSQVVQIVESNNGKVLGSFISSDTNSTVQISIKISSGSINEIIQTFRRYNYQIISEHYEDYYLADLKDRSDYLKRYLNI
- a CDS encoding BamA/OMP85 family outer membrane protein, with translation MKLLQIIKNEKEDLERLVNKLNYNLVLNKIQKIFLGVLIFGGIFQAKAQQNPAFGDGTKYVLANIDVTGNVTYNQQTIVTFAGLQKGQSLTVPGEEISSAIKKLGKLGLFSEIDFYVSKVEGDSIYLELNINELPKLSEVKFVGVKKNKTEALIKDNSLTKGKVVNENLITTSKNFIEKKYKKDGYFNTKVTINTTADSSNTVKMLVKVDKGDKLKIRNINFEGNEKFTDAKLRKAMKNTKQKNFFRVWKSSKYIKDKYKEDLVKVMDKYKEKGYRDARIISDTVFFNQKTNDLSVNIKLEEGNKYYFGDIKFLGNTIYTDQGLSKMLGIERGDVYNGVLLQKRIADNSKPDGDDITNLYQNNGYLWSNINAVEVGTANDTINFEIRVVEGPIAYFNNISVVGNDKTNDRVIYRELRTRPGQRYSKEDLVRTYREIGALGFFDPEKINPRLHNVDANAGTVDVEWQLVEKGASQVELQGGYGGGGFIGTLGLSFNNFSVRNLFNAEAYRPLPMGDGQKVALRLQGSSYFQTYSLSFSEPWFGGEKPVSFSTSFSYSKQYLNNYQTRSVDRDKSFNILSMSIGLAKRLTSPDDSFVFSNSLSFQYYDLNNYNTGLFTFGNGTSRNFAYTVGLSRSNKGSNPIFPTYGSDISVSAKLTPPYSLLNGVDYAKLGDKIENKLQYSANKGLNVPTSSTGYIVQEGDYIRETSSGSGVFEKVDNPADASADQSKVDQQKFNWLEYYKIKFKADWYTRIYDKLVLRSLGEFGFLGSYNKDRGLVPFERFFVGGDGLANYALDGREVIGMRGYPNQSLTPLDDKGAQNGATIYNKFSLELRYPITLSGAASIYALTFLEGGAAFDNFKQYNPFKLQRSAGVGLRVHMPAFGLLGIDFGYGFDSLPIEGMNKAHGWETHFIIGQQF
- a CDS encoding isoprenyl transferase, coding for MDGNGRWAKQQGFLRTIGHENGTKSVRITVEACAKLGIEALTLYAFSTENWNRPKLEVQTLMKLLISSLKKEIKTLQENNIKLNCIGNIDKLPSSAQKQLLEVIEKTKTNSRMTLTLALSYGSREEIVQAVKAISDKVKNNIISTDDIDEVIINQHLYTQNLPDVDLLIRTSGETRISNFLLWQIAYAELYFTDVLWPDFREHHLYEAIADYQKRERRFGKISEQIKL
- a CDS encoding NAD kinase, producing the protein MKVAIYGQYYQESTRPIIRDILSFFNEKKIEMIIEESFLAKIYEKELASRPYTTFSSYKDLDSSFDLFISIGGDGTILRAATLVRDSGIPVLGINAGRLGFLATVQKDNIHEFLQFIIEEKYTTSARTLLSLKCEPDVESIGELNFAMNDVTVNRKDTTSMITIETFLNGEYLSSYWADGLIMSTPTGSTGYSLSCGGPVLTPAVSSLVLTPIAPHNLTARPLVIPDDTEIRLRVTGREDQFLVSLDSRTFSVKNESVLTITKTPFKINMVEIPEESFLKRLRTKLLWGEDKRN
- the porG gene encoding type IX secretion system protein PorG, which produces MNRIFSIITLVLSLNFAQAQIHEIGIFGGGSNYVGDVGETQYINPNKLALGILYKWNRSPRHSYRISYTQSSIQGNDADSDETSRIQRGYQFKNSVKEISAGLEFNFFDFNLHELETKITPYIYSGFSYSFYDELYFLNGETREDSNKSTLAIPMTVGVKTNILTNFVLGFEVGARYSFTDNLDGSNPKNNNLDASRFGNINNNDWYIFSGFTLTYTFGEKPCYCAD